In the Phaeobacter piscinae genome, GACCCCACACAAGCCGATCCGACATTGCGGGCCAAACCGCGCAAATAGGCAAAAACGACGCCCAAACACGCAATTTCACGGTAATTTGCACCGATACGCGGTAATTCTCCGGATTTTACCGCCCGCCCCCTCTTGTATTTCGCCCCTAACGTGCAAAGATTGTTACAAAGCAAAAAATGGGCCCGCAGTTCACCACGGGCACGAGAAAGCTGAGCAGCAATGAAACATATCATGTCCAGCGCCTGGGAGGAGTATCTCCGGCCAATGTTCTTTCGTCCCAAGCGGCTGCAAGTGGCCGCCATGTGCTATCGCACTGGTGCTGAGGGCAAAGAGGTTCTGATGATCACCAGTCGTGGTACCGGCCGCTGGATCGTGCCAAAGGGCTGGCCCATCAAGGGCATGAACGGCCCGCAGTCAGCGCTGCAGGAAGCTTGGGAAGAGGCTGGCGTGCGCGAAGCCCGGATTGAGGGCGACCCGGTCGGCACCTATGAATATGTCAAATTGCAAGACAACGGCACCAAGGAAGTTGTCCATACGCTGGTCTATGTCGCCGAGGTGTTGGAGCTTTCTGATGATTACCCGGAACAGTCCGAACGGACCCGTGAGTGGATGTCCCCGAAGGCCGCGGCAGAGCTGGTGGCGGAGCCTGAATTGAGCGATCTTCTGCGTCAATTGTAACAGATCCGTGATTGAAATATGACAAACCCCTTGCATGACTGCAACGGGGACGCTAGGCGCGTGCGCAACTTTTGAATCGGGATCGATACAATGAGCGACGCACCGCAGCGACCGCAGTGGAAGACACTGGACCGGGATCTTAACCGGATCTCTCAACTTGAACTGGCGACATCTTATGTGTCGCGCCCGCTGGTTGCTCCCGGCATCGCGCTGGTCTTCATCGCCCTCGCCGGTGTTGGCGCTGCGGTGTTCCTCGGCTCGGCGCCGTCGAACTTCGTGGTGATCGCGGCTGCGGCCTTTGGCGCCTATATGGCGCTGAACATTGGTGCCAATGACGTGGCCAACAACATGGGTCCTGCGGTGGGTGCCAATGCGCTGACCATGGGTGGGGCCATTGTGATCGCTGCGCTCGCCGAAAGCGCCGGTGCGCTGCTGGCCGGCGGCGATGTGGTCTCGACCATTTCCAAGGGCATTATTGACCCTGCGGGCGTTGCCAGCTCCGAAGTGTTCATCTGGGCCATGATGGCGGCGCTGATTTCCTCAGCGCTGTGGGTCAACCTCGCGACCTGGATCGGCGCGCCGGTCTCAACCACCCATTCGGTTGTCGGCGGCGTCATGGGCGCAGGCATTGCTGCGGCCGGGTTTGGAGCTGTGAACTGGCCCACCATGAGCAAGATCGCTGCCAGCTGGGTGATCTCAC is a window encoding:
- a CDS encoding NUDIX hydrolase, whose product is MKHIMSSAWEEYLRPMFFRPKRLQVAAMCYRTGAEGKEVLMITSRGTGRWIVPKGWPIKGMNGPQSALQEAWEEAGVREARIEGDPVGTYEYVKLQDNGTKEVVHTLVYVAEVLELSDDYPEQSERTREWMSPKAAAELVAEPELSDLLRQL